AACGTCCTGCCGGGTGATGACCCCAGTGACGACGATCCGTTCGATAACGGCGATGAAGAACAGAACGACCCCGAGGATATCTTGCGCAAAAGCGGCCTCGGCGGGCCACGCCCACCGGGTTGATCGTCAAAGCGGGCCAGCGTATCTTACGCTGGCCCCTTCTCATTTGCGCATCAGCACGACCGATTGAATAATGCCGGTCTGGGCCGAGCGGTGTTCCTGAAACGCCGTCCAATCGTGCGACTTTTCCAAAAACTCCTCGATCGCGTCCTGAAAGCGCAACTGCCCGTCAATGGTTGTGACGGCAGCGGATACGGTCAATGCGCCCTCTTTCATTTCTACTTTCGCATAGGGAATGTTTGGTGCGGTTTCCATGTTTCACCTGTCGGTTGCTGCGGGGTCGCTGTCTGCCTAACGCGTGACATGGCGCGGGGTTCAATCACGCGGCCAGTATCGGCGCTTTGCGGCCCATCGCGCGCGCATCGGGGAACCCATTGGGCGCAGGGGGTTTAGGTCAGCGAAGGACAAAGGAGAATGCCATGCTGACCCGCACCCTTATCGCCGTCGCCGCCATTGCAGGGACACCCGCCCTTGCACAGGACGACCACTTTACCTTGCCCGAACTGCCCTATGCCAGTGACGCGCTAGAACCCGTGATCAGCGCCCAGACGATGGAGCTGCACCACGGCAAGCACCATCAGGCCTATGTCACCAACCTGAACAACGCCATTGCCGCAGGCGATGCACCCGCAGACGCGACGCTGGAAACGCTGGTGGCCGATGCTGGCACCTTTACCCCCGCGATCCGCAACAACGCGGGCGGCCACTGGAACCATACGTTCTTTTGGGAAAGCATGGCCCCCGCCGATAGCCGGGGCGAGATGTCCGCTGAACTCTCGGATGCGATCACCGCCGTCTATGGCTCGGACGAGGCGTTCCGCACTGCCTTTGAAGAGGCCGGGGCAGGGCAATTCGGCTCGGGCTGGGTTTGGCTGATCGTGAACGCCGATGACCAGCTGGAGATCACATCGACGCCCAATCAGGACAACCCGCTGATGGATGTGGCCGAGGTGCAGGGCACGCCCCTTTTGGGGAACGACGTGTGGGAGCACGCCTATTACCTCAGCTACGAGAACCGCCGCCCCGAATACCTGACCGCGTGGTGGGATGTGGTTGACTGGGGCAAAGTGTCCGACCGCTATGCCGAGGCGCTGACGGATTAACGCACAGGCGCCACGATCGCCCCCGCAGGCGCGGTGATCGTGGCGATCAGGCCGCTTTGCGGATAGGTGATCCTGATCTCGGCCCCGAATTCATGGGTCAACACATCTTGGATAAGGCGCGTGCCAAATCCGCGACGGGTGGGTTGCTGCAGGATTTCGGGGCCGCCGCTTTCCGCCCATGTCAGCGCGATATGATCATGTCCGGTG
Above is a genomic segment from Ketogulonicigenium vulgare WSH-001 containing:
- a CDS encoding superoxide dismutase — encoded protein: MLTRTLIAVAAIAGTPALAQDDHFTLPELPYASDALEPVISAQTMELHHGKHHQAYVTNLNNAIAAGDAPADATLETLVADAGTFTPAIRNNAGGHWNHTFFWESMAPADSRGEMSAELSDAITAVYGSDEAFRTAFEEAGAGQFGSGWVWLIVNADDQLEITSTPNQDNPLMDVAEVQGTPLLGNDVWEHAYYLSYENRRPEYLTAWWDVVDWGKVSDRYAEALTD